From Antechinus flavipes isolate AdamAnt ecotype Samford, QLD, Australia chromosome 1, AdamAnt_v2, whole genome shotgun sequence:
AATCCTAGTTCTTTCATACTTTGCCCAGAAATGTGTATCTCAAAATCTTCAACAGCCCTTGCTTTCAAACTACTTTCTATTGATATCTCAGAGTAGCTTTGAATATGATGTGGGAAGAGACTTTGAAAAACAACTAGTGGTCATCCAAtgctcttctttaaaataataagaaaatattaataaggaAACTATAATCCAGTAAGTCTAAGACACATTTTCAAACAGTGggtaaaaatgagagaaagagagaacaagatagaaagacacagaaatCAAAGAGACCTATAAAGAatttaaatctcttttcttttttaaaaaccattatcaaatatctttattaataaaattgttaTACACAACACATTCTAAATATGtatttgaatttctgaaataCAAAATTTCAGAAGTACATAATCGAAACTTACTACACAAAATGAAATGCtgaaaatgtgagaaaaatatAGCCTATATATGAGGATTGATAGTTAGTAAATTAACTAAactttatttgcaaaaatattcattaaacatttttgaTAATAAATGTCTCAAGATTTCCGTGGACTAAATCTTAACTGTGTGGCTTGTTTTGTTTCCTTAAAGGAATTAATTtgagtaaaagaaaattattttaataaatataccAAGTAAATACTATAAACTACACTTTCATCAAAGCATGTGTTATATGCTGAACATTGTGCTAATCattggagatataaaaacaagTTCCTAATCTCTAGGAGTTTACATTGTGATAAGTGACAACAACATGTAAAGGGGAGCAGAAAAGTTCCAAGAGAAAGAAAGGTACAGAATGGGACAAAGGCAGTTCAGTATAGAGACAGAATGCCCTGGAAAGTGTACCAGAAGTGAACAAGATTAGGACTTCTCATGATATCCAGGCAGGAATTCATCAACAAGGAATGAACATCAATAAAAGCAAAAGGATTCTCAAAAATTCATGGCTTCAAGAGAGTGCAAAGGGTGGAAATGAGTCATGTGAGATGAGTCTCAACTAGGTTGTGATCCTATAACTAGGGCTAAGAATCTGGTCAGAAGatattctctccccctccccccacattggatgtaaacttcttgaaaaagtgagccatatataatttttttctatttattttcccaatacTTAGAACAGTACttagcatatatacataaataaaattcattttcattttttcatccatccatctaggAAGTATTCCATAACATAAGACCTgcatcaaaaataaaacacattctaATTCTTCACcatcacatagtattttcattataGTCTTGAGGGGCATAAGCTCCTGAGGAGAACTTTCTTCAGAGCATCCTTCAGTTCCTTGTTTCTCAGGCTAAAGATGATGGGGCTCAGGAAGGGGGTGAGAACACTGTAGGAAATGCCCATCAGTGTATCTCCTTCCAGGGCTTCTAAGGCCTTGGATTTTAGGTGTACAACAGAAGAAAAACCATAGTGTATAATCACCACAATAAGGTGGGAAGCACAGGTGGAGAAGGCTTTGCGTCGACCTTCAGCTGAGGGAATCTTCAAAATGGTGGCCGCAATAAAGGTATAAGATAGAAGGATAAGGAGAAAGCAACCCAATAAGACTATGATGTAGAGCAGCCCAATCCCTGTGGCCACTGCTGAGGCATCTCCACAGGCTAGCTTCAGCAAAGGGGGCACTTGGCAGAAGAAATGATGGATCACATTAGGCCCACAGAAGGTCAGGTTAAAAATAGGAAGAGTGATCACTAGCCCCATGACTATACCACTTAGCCATGAGGAGGCCACCAGCCAAGCACAAACCTGTGAGCTCATAAGCACATTGTAGCGTAAGGGATGGCAAATGGCCACATAGCGATCATAGCCCATGATAGTGAGCAAGAAGCAATGAGTGAGACCAAAGGCAAATGTGAAAAACATCTGGTTTGCACAACCCCAGAAGGAAATGGTGTGGTGAGTAGAGACCAGGTCAGCAAACATACGGGGATTAATAACCATCGTGTAGGCAATTTCTGAGATAGAAAGAGTACACAGGAAGAAGTACATGGGCTTGTGGAGACTCTGTTCACGCCATACAGCCAACATGATGAGAAGGTTGCCCAGAAGTGTGAATAAATACATCAGCAGAAAGAGCACAAAGAACGGCAGCTGAAGTTGAGGGAATGGCGAGAATCCAATGAAGATAAATTCAGTCACTGTGGTATAATTTTGCCCCAGCATAGAGACTATGACAGAGGAggacatgagaaaaataaagttattgctGAATCTTAGACTCTCAGAGTTGCAAGTGAACTCCAGGgagcatctagtccaatctctatGTAAGGCATCAATTTCCTCTAGCATATCCCCAAAAGGTGGTTATCCAACCTCAACTCCAGTGATAAAGATCTCACTACCTATACAAGTAAACTATTCTGCTATAGGACAGATCTCTCTGTTAGAACATGGGAACaaaaaagagccaagaagaatGCCTGTGAACTTAAACCATTTCCCAGTAGTCATTCTGCCCTGGTACTTCTCTGTGTAAAATTAAAATCAGACTCTTTACTATCTACTCATCACTATCTATGACTCTTCTTCTTTCTGAGATTTAACAGAACAAATATAATCCCAAACAGTACTTTAAACTCTTGAAGTCAGGGATGATTTACCCCCAAATCTCTTCTCTGGAATAAACCAACATGGTTCCTTTAAACAATTTGTATATGACTATATCTTCAGTCCCCTTTTCATCCTGTTTGTCCTGCTATTGATGTTGGAAATGGTCTTAAAAGGTGATGCCTGGGTCTGAGCAGAATACATCACATTTGACTTAAGCAGGCTGAGGACAGAACAAATCTCCTCTTGTTTTGAATGAAGAATGGTATAGAGAGTGCTGGATCTGCAGGAAAagggtctgggttcaaatgttgACTCTGTAACTATGTGACAACTATTCTAGGCCTCTTTCATCAAAATCAGGAATTTGTTttggatgatctctaaagtcctttgtAGTTctacttttatgatttcttatctCTATTCCTCTCTTAAGGCAGCCTAAGAATCTCAAGCTTCTTTTTTTGGCCTCTGTGTCACATTGTTATCGCCACTTAAAATACACTAAAAGCCTCACTttgtctatttcctctttcttctactgCCTTTAGAACTCAAAGAGACATTAGAGGTTTTTCAGTTTGatcttgtcattttacagatgaggaaactgaggattaggGAGATTAACTAATTTGTCCATGGTGACAATGCTAATAAGGGAtaccgaggctggatttgaatctgtTGTGTTCAAATTGTGCAACTGATCTTTTGAATGCACatataagactttatatttacttCAGACACACATCCAGACCCCAATTACTCCATAAAATGATGGTGTTTGACTAGATGACAtccaaggttccttccatctTAGAATCTATGATCCTTATTCAGTGTTCTCTAAGTTTTCTTAAAGTTTCCAAATAAGCTGAAATTGGTGTGACTTTTTTAGTTTCTATTCACATGGTTGCTTCATACTTAATATGTAGCACATTAAACACTCACCTTTTAAAGTAAACTATCAATTACACTTCCTCAATCTTATACTCATTTGCATTGATTTTAACCCAATTATAGGATGTcacatttaatttatattgactctcatttttattaaatttggtCACAAAGTGACCTCCCTGAGCGGGAATGAAGTGAGAAAGCATGGGTCCCCTTCTAGCATTTCTCAGGCTAAAGGGtcaaccttttctttttccttcccccaactGGTCTAAGTGAGTTGGGAAGATTTGTATCTCACATCACCACCTCAAATGCCTCAGGAAAGAAGAATGTCTTTCTCTTTGACCTTTCTCTGCTGACCCCTTCCTATAGATCTCCATCCAGTGGGGAGTCTGAAGCCTCTTCCATTATGGATATTACTCAGACATTTCTGTACCTCTGTTTCCCCAGTGCGGAGAGGTCCCTACCCAACAGTCATCAGCAATGATATAAAAAGTTTTTCAGAGGTCATTTATATCAAGCACCttattttacatgtaaggaaactgaggcttaaaaagggaaaggaatttgTCCAAATTCCCACTAATAGTAAGAACCTTAGTTGGGTTTTGAGTTCAGTTTCTTAAGCTCCAGATCTAGAGTTCTTTCTATTGTAACTCACCAACTTGTTGTCTTCTCCCCCAATTCCAATTCCACACTACCCCAAACATTAATTGCTTCTTTCTTGGCTGTAGCTGATTGTTTTTCGTGCCAcctatctcctttccttttttacacTGATTTTTATCCTTGCaacttttgcctttctctctttcctcttttgaatTATAAACCACACTCCACCACTACCAAGGTTATCTTCCTCTCTGACTCCCtacttccttatctctacctGTTTCTGAGTTCTCATCTTCTCCACAAGCTTGGGAATGAGGTTGTCCTTTACAAAATGTTTGCTAATATAATGATGCTCCTCCACAAAATGGGGATTTTCACTGTGCTTGAAGAACTTCAGGACCTCAGATCAGAGATTAAAGATTTATAATTGGAAGTGACCTCACAGGTCAATACAAGTCCCTCACTGtaccaatgaggaaattaaggagcTGGGAGGTGAAGCAGCTTTACTAAGTCTATCCCTTTCCTGACCAGCTTAGATTCTTACAATGATTTCTCTGCAATTAAGTAATAATCTGTGTCTGTAGTTCTCCCTAGTATTCCTAGACCTGATGTCTTTGGTCAAGCAAAATGAGGTTAATCCTCCATCTCCATGACAGTTTTCACAtgctcaaagagaaaaatcatatatCTCCTATCTTATCTCTTCTCCAGCTTAAGAATCTACAATTCTTTCAATCCTTTCACCTCATTGCCTTCATCCAAAAATGTTACAACTGGAAGATGTTTCTTCAGGGATCTGTCTGCATAAGATCCCTCTCAGCCCTGATAGTCATTTTTCTAAAGACTTTCCCAGATCTGACATTCTTTGTTTTAAGGGTCCTCCAAGTTCTAACATGtattctaagttcccttccaactttcatattccatgttctaaactctctctctctctctcagtgctATAATTCTGTCACTCTTAGCAGTGGCCAGAAATGATCACATCTTTTCTGATGAATCCTGACCAGCTTAGATGATGCCTCCATCTTTCTGCCTCTGGACTTAGCACaaacttttccctctctcctgttTGCCTTCTCTTGCCTGGATCTATCACTTATGCAATTTTCAGACTACCAAGGCCCATGTTTGTCTGCCCACTTGCAGAGGATCTCAAAAGTGTTCTGATTATTGGGATAAAGTAGAGGACAATTCCCTTCTCCTTGGTtaatggggagaagaaaagggctCACCTGAGAGGGTGGGTGGGAGTCCACACCTGAATGACTGCTTATTGGTATTCAACTTGATGCTGCTTCACCTGAAGCAAGGAATATAAATGTAGTAAGTTCAACCTTGGTTCCAGAGTAAAGAAAGAGGACTGGCCAGCTTGTCCATGAATGAGCATTCTGGTAAATCCAAAGTGGAAAAAGATCAGGATAtttatacttttccttttctttagatATTGCTTTCCCCAGGCCATAGAGGTTCCAGCTCCCACAAGGCACAATTCCCTGCTTTTGGAAATAAATGTGCCCCCTAGAGAAACTTCAAGGAACTGATAGAGCTGAGTGTACCCCCTCTCACTAATTGCTGATTGCTGCCAAGGGTGCACCAATTATGTTAAAGAGCTTAGGCTTGAACTCCAGTGACTGGGACTCTGAAAGCTAATAATCAAGGACCACACAGGTCCCAGCCCTGACTACCAGAATAGGAACTgtctcttcagaatggttgtgtTTGTCCCTGAGACTACTGAGCAAGacacttttttcttcttgcttaaCCTGGGCTCCAGATTGtcctctggttttttttttttgttttgttttgttttgttttgttttgttttgttttgttttgtttttaatgaggaAACATCAACAGGGTATTGAGAAGTTCCTTCTGGGGAACTAAATATTACAGAATCTATGGCTATGGTCAGGGCAGTTATGTatgaaaggaaacaaacatttattaacacatAATATGGataaggcactgtgttaagtgatttcaaaaattatattatttaatcctCCCAACATCCCTGGGGGAAAAATGCTTTTATAGGGAAATAAcagctgttattatccccattttgaagtttagaaaataatagaagaatatttatagcaatagTTTTTATTGAAAATTAAGCATCAAATGAGAGATGCATGAATGACTGTAGTATAATATTTAATGGaaaagtaagaaatgatgaaagggataaGTTTAGAGAAATCAGGAAGGATgtttgtgaactgatgcagagtataGTGAGCAGAtctagaagaacaatttatagtGCAACTGCaacatttaaagagaaataaatttgaagGACAAGTTTTAAGAGTTATGTTCTaaagaactctaatcaatgcaGCAATCATTGGACCAAAATCTAAGCATATAATAACCCTCTATCTAACAGAGAGGTGAGAGACTCAAGGTGTTAATCTCTCTCCTACAcctccaatttccttttctaagaaacacacacacacacacacacaaacacatgagGTGTGGAATGTTCAGAGAAGGTAGCTACCTCTGTATAAGGGCTCCTGAGTCCTTTTCAGGACTACTTTCCATTTTTGGTGTCCACCTAAATCATTCAACTCTTGCTTGTGGCTCCAAGAACCTGTTGTATGCACAATAGACACAGgctgacaaatcatttaaatagaTGAACTAAACAAATTGAGAATAACAAGGGGTTGCAAACCCATTAATGAATCAGGAAGGGAAGTGTTtactccaagcatgtgaaaacttccACTGATGAAATAGGAAGATGAGagtaatttgttccaatggccacaaaggcagctgaagcaggtgctatggagcacttagagcttagTTACACATTTAAGATGCTAATGTGATCTTCTGACTCCTTAGCTATATGGCAGTCatattgatttttgtcttgtcactggactccaATAACTCTGAAAGTGAGTGAGGCTGACTACTTCACAaaactccctcatttaaatccagggTATGTATGAGTTAAAAGACATCACCCAtaccattttaacatttttacctATATCAAGTCCTTTGGTGACAGGCAAGCGACAAAACAGCAGACGTGACTATATTGGGAATTGTAGTCACAGATCTGCAAATACACAGCCCAGGCCAGACAGTCCTACTGTCTCTTAACTGAAGCAGCAGATGGATTCAGCATCTCCTGTGTATCTAAGCAGCCTTTTAAAGGGATTACACTGGTTACTTCCTGGTGTGAGGAAAGGGCTAGAAAGAGTGCTCTTAAATTATCTGTTTCACCCAAGCCTAATGTGCTTGCTGCAACAGGAGGGTATCTTACTTAGCAGTTAAAACACAAAAAAGTGTACAAGAACTTTTGCAAAAATGATTCCACTCACTATTGGTTCATGGAATGTGCGCACACTTATGGACAATGTGAAATCCAGTAACCTAAAAGACAAACAGTTCTTGTTAGATATAAGGGATCTCAAGAGGTATCACATCTAAAATgcagccctgagtgaaacaagactgGCAAATGAAAACTAGCTTACCAAAGTTAGAGTAGGGCAGTCCTTCTGTCTCTCGAAGATAATCAAAGCCAAAGTACAAGTGAAACTTATAttcaggattcttggctcagtaaaaaaaaaaaaaaacagatgaaattTAGTTTACACTGGATTGTTATCACAATTCAAAATTCTTGTATAATGCACTGAATGCTATTTATGGGAGAAAGACCTATGGTGTATCTCAATTATTCAGAACTGATGGAGCTACATTGATTAGTGATATggacatgatcctagagagatgggctgaacaTTTTTGTAGTGTTTTCAACAGATTGTCATTATTCAATGCTGAAGCTACTGACTGTATATCTCAACTTGAAATCATTTCCTCTCCAGACAAATTTCCAAAGGAAGTAGATGTTTTGTTCTGTGAGAGAACaacctattctttttttccttttgccataGTCTTCCATAGTAGactgatccttcacctggaagataTTTATCTATACAAGAATTAGTGTGGATTCAAAAAAGACCAAAGAATTGTTGGTAGGGTGTTTGCTGTTGGACAATTCCAGAAGAAATGCCCCAAAACAGAACAATAATCTGTATATGCCATTCAAAGGTCTAACAAAAGCCTTTAACACTGTCAATTGTAAAGGCTTTTGGGAAAATATGGCAAATTTTGGTTACCTGCAGTTCATCAGTGTTTCATGTTAGTTTTATGATGACATATTTGCCCAtgttctggataatggacaaaGCTCTCACTTTTTCCCAGTCACCAGTGAAATGAAGTAGTGCTCAGTGCTTGCtctcatgctttttagcatgtttTCTGTAATGTCATCAGACTTCTTTAACAAGGAAAAAATGGCATCGAGATCAACTACCACACTGTTGTTATATTCTTCAACTCTAAGCAAAAGCATAGAGATACACATACGTATTCATACATATTCAGAAACATACATATTCAGTCACATAGAGGGCTGCAAGTCACTCATATGAGGGAGATTGAATCACACAAAGATTTGGGTAGGAGTATATACTCAGAGGGAGGTCCAGACAGAAATGTTCtatcttaaaaatagatttagttgaGAACAGGTAATTTATGACAGATATAAGGAGAGAAATTCCTAGTCATAATTGGATGTAATGGAAAAATTC
This genomic window contains:
- the LOC127545038 gene encoding olfactory receptor 10H1-like is translated as MLGQNYTTVTEFIFIGFSPFPQLQLPFFVLFLLMYLFTLLGNLLIMLAVWREQSLHKPMYFFLCTLSISEIAYTMVINPRMFADLVSTHHTISFWGCANQMFFTFAFGLTHCFLLTIMGYDRYVAICHPLRYNVLMSSQVCAWLVASSWLSGIVMGLVITLPIFNLTFCGPNVIHHFFCQVPPLLKLACGDASAVATGIGLLYIIVLLGCFLLILLSYTFIAATILKIPSAEGRRKAFSTCASHLIVVIIHYGFSSVVHLKSKALEALEGDTLMGISYSVLTPFLSPIIFSLRNKELKDALKKVLLRSLCPSRL